From the genome of Gemmatimonadota bacterium:
CGGTACGGCACATCCGGCGCCGGAACCCGGTGAGATCTTCAGGCAGAAGGACCTTGCCGCCACGTGGCGCAAGCTCGTCGACACCGAGCAGCAGGCATTGAAGCAGGGCAAGACGCGCAAGCAGGCGATCTATGCAGCGTACGACCGCTTCTACAAGGGCGACATCGCACAGGAGATGGTGCGTGGCGTGCGCGAGGAAGGCGGACTCTTCACGATGCAGGATCTTGCAAACTGGAAGGTGCATATCGAAGAGCCGCTGCACACGAACTACAAAGGCATCGAGGTATACAAGCTTCCGATCTGGCAGCAGGGCCCGGCCTTGTTGCAGTCGCTCAACATACTCGAGAATACCGACGTCAAGAGCATGGGTTACAACTCGCCCAGGTACATCAACACGCTGTACCAGACGATGAGCCTCGCATTCGCAGATCGCGACTTCTATTACGGCGATCCGTACTTCCCTCCTGAAGAACCGGTAAAGGGGTTGATGTCCAAGGCGTACGCAAAAGCGCGATTCGCCGAGATCGATCCAGCGAAGAACAACCCGAACGTCAAGCCGGGCGATCCGTACCCGTATCAAGGTGCCACGAATCCGTTCAAGGCCCTGTTGGCGCAGTGGAATCCAGCCGACTTCGCACCGGCGAAGATGCAACCTCGGAGCGGTCAGCAGGATAAGACGCCGACGAAAGCGGACACGACGACTGAGAGCATCGCTAATGCGTCCGGTGGCGCGATGGAGTTTCTCCCCGACAACGCAACGCGCGCGGACTCTGCATTTGCGAAGGACTTCTACGCAGGCACCACATCCATTGAAGCATCCGATGCGGAAGGCTGGGTCGTATCCGTGACGCCAAGCGGCGGTTGGGTACCAGCAGTGATCGCGGGACGAACTGGAATTGGTCTGAGCGAGCGCGCGCAGAGCTTTGTGACCGACGCGAGGGACGGACCGTTCAACGTGATCGAGCCCGGCAAGCGGCCACGGGTGACTCTCACACCGACGCTCGCGCTCAAGAATGGCGCCCCGTATCTGGCGTTCGCAGTGCAGGGTGGAGATTCGCAGGATCAGAATCTGCTGCAGTTCTTTCTCAACGTCGTCGAGTTCGGAATGACCGTGCAGCAGGCGACCGAAGCGCCAAATTTCAACAGCTATCAGATGCGGTCGTCGTTCGGCATGCACGAGCTGGAGCCCGGGAGAATGCTGGTTGCCACGTCGCTTCCCGACTCCACCCGGGATGCGCTCAAGCGGATGGGCTACAAGCTCGAGTTCGCGCAGCGGACATCGGGCCCGATCAACGCCATTTTCTTCGACGCGCAGCACCACAGCATGTGGGGCGGCTCGAGTAATCATGGCGAGGATTACGGGATAGCCTGGTAACGACGGCGCCAGCTCCAGATCTTCGAACTTCCATTTTTCCTTCAATAACATGCGCGCTATATCCGATTCCATCGCTGCGACAACCGCAACTGCTGCGTTGCTCCTTTTTGCTGCACCACATCTCGCGGCGCAGGCTCACAACGCGCAGGATCCGGCCGCGCGCGCACCGGGCGCTGTCGCATTCGACTCCGCGCATTTCGGCGGGCTGCACTGGCGAAGCATCGGACCGTATCGCGGTGGCCGTGTTACAACGGTCGTCGGCGTCCCGACGCAGCCGCTCACTTACTACATGGGTGCGACCGGAGGCGGAATATGGAAGACGAGCGATGCTGGTAATTCATGGCAGAACATCTCGGACGGAAAGCTTCACACCGGCTCCGTGGGCTCGCTTGCAGTTGCCGCGAGTGATCCGAACGTCATCTACGCCGGGATGGGCGAGCGCGAACCGCGTGGTCAGTCGTCCACGTGGGGCGATGGTATCTACAGATCGACCGATGCAGGAAAGACCTGGGTCTCGCGCGGTCTCGAAAACACCAGATCGATCGCGCAGATCGTAATCGATCCGCACAACCCCGACCTCGTCATCGCTGCAGCAGAGGGCAGCCGGTGGACACCTGGACCCGACCGCGGCATCTACAAGACGACCAACGGTGGCGCGAGCTGGAAGCTGGTCCTTCATACCGGCGACAGTGTGTCGGCGATCGACGTGAGCATGGACCCGTCCAACTCACGCATCCTGTACGCAGCCATGTGGGACTTTCAGCGGCTGCCGTGGCAGATCCGGAGCGGTGGACCCGGCAGCGCGATCTACAAGAGCACAGACGGTGGCGACACCTGGACTCGACTTCGCGGTCATGGACTTCCCGCCGGGATCGTGGGCCGTATCGGCGTTGCCGTGTCACCGGCGAACCCGAATCGCGTTTACGCAATCATCGAAGCCGCCGCAGACACCGGCGGCCTGTATCGCTCCGATGATGCGGGCGAGAGCTGGCATCACCTGTCCGCGGAGCGGTTGATTCGCTCGCGCGCGTGGTACTACACTCGCATCACCGCGGATCCGCAGGACGAGAACGTCGTCTATATAATGAATGCACCAATTGTGAAATCCATCGATGGCGGCAAGACGTTTCAGGTCCTGCCTGCAAAGCACGGTGACAATCACGACCTGTGGATCAATCCGTTGAATCACAACGACATGATCAACGGCAACGACGGCGGCGCGGCAATCACCCTCGACGGCGGCAGGACGTGGTCGTCACAGGACAACCAGCCGACAGGACAGATCTACCGCGTCAACACCGACGCTCAGTATCCCTACTGGGTATACGGATCACAGCAGGACAATACGTCGGTCGCGATCGCCAGCGCGACAGCGCATGGTGGTATTACGACTTCAGACTGGTATCCCGTAGGTGGCTGCGAGAGCTCGCACATCGCATTCGATCCAGCGGATCCGCGTTATCTGTACGCAGGATGTTATCAGGGTGCGATCAGCGAGTTCGACCGCGTCACGCAGCAGCAGCGAAGCGTCATGGAGTACCCATCGCTTGGCCTTTCGACATCGCCGGAGACGCAGAAGTATCGCTTCAACTGGAGTGCGCCGATCGCCACCTCGCCGCTCGCGCGTAACATCATCTATCACGGCGGCAACGTTCTGTTCAAATCGAGCGACCGCGGCCAGAACTGGACCGCGATAAGCCCCGACCTGACGCGTAACGAAAAGGCGCACCAGGGTCCTGGCGGCGCGCCGATCACCAATGAAGGCGCGGGCGGCGAGGTTTACAACACGATCTATTACATCGCACCATCGCCGCGCGACACGAATACCATCTGGGTCGGCACCGACGACGGCCTGGTGCAGCTCACACGCGATGGTGGCCGCAGCTGGACGAATGTCACGCCGAAGGGACTTCGCCCCGGCTTCGTGAATGCGATCGAGATATCGCCGTTCGAGGCTGGCACCGCGTACATGACGTACGACGGCTACAAGTGGAGCGACTGGTCGCCACAGATCTACAGGACCACAGACTACGGTCGCACCTGGACCAAGCTCGTGAACGGCATCCGCGATGGCGATCAGGTGCGCGTCGTGCGCGCGGACCCCGTGCGCCGCGGCCTGCTTTACGCCGGTACGGAGACTGGCGCATACGTCTCCTTCGACGATGGCCAGAAATGGGAAAGCCTGCAAGCCAATCTTCCCGTGGTGCCGGTCACCGATCTTCAGATTCGAGACGGCGATCTCGTTGCGTCCACCGAGGGACGCGCATTCTGGATCATGGACGACATCTCGCCTCTCCAGCAGCACGCTGAATCGATCGCGGCAAACGAATCACGCATCTTCAATCCCCGACCGGTGCACCTCACGCGTTGGGGATCGACCAACGCGCCAGACGCCGGTGCCAATCCGCCGAGCGGCGCGATTATCTATTACGACATCGCCAGCGGAACCGATTCGACAAAGGTGAAGCTCGAGCTGGTCGACGCAGCCGGCGCCACCGTTCGCACGTTCACGAGCAAGCCGAAACCGAGCGACGTCAACAGCGTCATTTCGGGCAAACCCGGAATGCACCGAATGGTGTGGAACCTTCAATCTGCGCAACTGGATGCGCCGAAGGGCCTCACGTTCTTCGGATCGATCTCGGGATCGAGTGTTGCGCCCGGCCAGTACACCGTGCGTCTTACCGCAGATGGAAAGACGCTCACTGCTCCGCTCGAGGTGCTGCAGGATCCGCGCGTGCATCTGACCACCGCGCAGATCGCCGAGCAGAGTCAGACGATGCGCGTCATCACCGATCGCGTCAACGCGATCTTCCGCGATGCAAAGCGACTCGATGACGTACGCGATCAGGTGAAAGCCATTGTAGCGCACGCTGGTGATCTTCCGGACAGCACGGAGGTGTCGTCCACAGGCAAGCGCCTCGCCGCGCGGCTCGATTCACTGAGCATCGAGCTCGTGCAGCCGCAGCACACCAACGGACAGGACATCATCGGCTTCCCGAATGGCGTTGTGGATGACTGGCTGTATCTGGCGGGCAACATCGACGGCTCGTACATGCCGGTGACGGGCGGCGACAAGCAACGCCTCGCCGACCTTCAACAGCAGTGGCTGCCCGTGCAATCGCGCATCGACGCCCTGCTCGGCGCCGACCTCACCGCATTCAACACGAAGCTCGGCGGCAAGGCGATTGTCATCGTGCCGAAGATTCGAGTCCCGTGAGCGCGCACGGGGCAGGATCTCGCCTTTAGAACGATCGTTCGAGCGCCCGATCTCAACAAATCTAGGGCCTCGCGCGATATGTATGGGATGCAATGAACTCAGACGGCGGGTCGCCTCCATAGGCCGACCCGCCGTCTGGCGTCGTTCGTCCGATTTCCGGTACCCGTGCGGACCACAACCTGGAGAAATTCGTCATGCAGATGCGCCAGCTGTTGCTTAGCGCCACAGCCTCCTTACTCGTCGCAGGAACAGTCTCGGCTCAGCGTCCCGGAGGTCGACCGGGAGCACCCCCAGGTGCACCAGCTGCACCCGGCGCCCAACGCGGTGCCAGGCCCGACACGGCAGCTGACACGCTAGGTGTACCGGCGATCGAGAAGATCTCGACGACCCATCACACCACGAGCATCAATGGCAAGTCGATCAGCTACACGGTCCACACCGGCACGATGGTGTTGCGCGACGAAAACGAAAAGCCCAAGGCTTCGGTCTTCTTCATCGCCTATACAAAGGATCAGGAAGATCCGGCGACACGCCCGCTGACGTTCTTCTTCAACGGCGGGCCCGGCTCTGCATCGCTCTGGCTCGACATGGGCATCATGGCACCGATGCACCCCGACATGGGCCCCAACGGATCACAGCCCGCACCTCCGTACAACCTGGTCGAGAATCCCAACTCTCCGCTCGATGTCACCGATCTCGTTCAGGTCGATGCAATGAACACCGGCTACTCACGCCCCGCCAAGGGTGTCAAGGAAACCGACTTCACCGGCACGCAGAACGACATCGCGATGTTCGGTGAGTTCATCCGTGACTACCTCGACAAGTACAAGCGCTGGCAGTCACCCAAATATCTCTTCGGTGAGAGCTACGGCACGTTCCGCTCGGCCGGCCTCGCGTCGCACCTGCAGTCGGCTGAAGGCATCGAGCTGAACGGCATCATGCTGCTCGGCACCGTGCTCGACTTGCAGTACATCGCGCCATCCGCGACCAACGACATCGGCTACTCGACGTTCCTCCCGACCTACACCGCGACGGCATGGTATCACAAGAAGCTGCCATCCGATCTGCAGAGTCAGACGCTGGAACAGGTCGTGCAGCAGTCGCGCGACTATGCTTTCGGTGATTACATGACCGCGCTCGCCAAGGGCAACAAGCTGACCCAGGCCGAGCGTACAGCAGTTGCGCAGAAGGTTGCGCGACTCACGGGCCTGTCGCAGCAGTTCGTGTTGAACACGAATCTTCGCATCGACGCCGGTACCTTCCGCACCGAGCTGCTGCGCGATCAACGCGAGATGCTGGGACGCTACGACAGCCGCATGATCGGTATCAACGGAAACGCTTCGAGCACGCGCCAGGATTACGATCCCTCGGACGTAGCACCGTCCGGCGCATTCATGTCCGCCTTCATGCGCTATCTGCACGAAGACCTCGGCTACTCCAGCAACCTGCAATACTACATGGGCGGCCACAGCGGGCGTTGGGACTGGGGCCCCGGTGGCTACGCCGGGTACCCCAGCACAGTCGAAGACCTGCGTACCGCGATGGCAAAGGATCCGTACCTTCACGTGATGGTCGGCGCGGGCTACTATGACACCGCAACACCATTCGCGAACGCCGAGTACACCTTCGACCACCTCGGCTTCGACAAGACGTACAGCGATCGCGTCGAGTTCAAGTACTACGAGAGCGGCCACATGGCATATCTCAACCAGGCATCGGCGAAGCAGCTCAAGTCTGACATCGCGAACTTCATCGCGTCGACTAAGAAGGGCGGGAAGGTTTCACAGTAGCCGCGTGAGCCGCTCATGAATGTTTGAGAGCGGTCGAATAAAGAGCGGGGTCGAGAATCAATCATTCTCGACCCCGCTGTCGTACACACATCGCGTACATCGTAATCGCTAGATCTCTCCAGCCAGAATTCTTCCGTAGATCGCCGGATCGACATTCCCGCCGCTGACTACCAGACAGACGCTCTTCCCTGCAAAACGCGACGGATCGGTGAGCATCGCACCGGTGGTCAACGCGCCCGTCGGCTCCGACTTGAGATTGGCGAGCGAGAAGAGCAATCGCACGCCCTCGGCGATCTGCGATTCAGGAACTTCGATGATGCCGGCGAGCCCGTGCTGCAGAATTGCCCAGTTGTGTGCGCCGAGTGAGCGCGTGCGCGCGCCGTCCGCCAGGGACTGTGGCTCGTGCTCGTTCACGACGATGTGTCCTGCGCGGAGTGACTGCGCTGCATCGTTCGCAACGAGTGGTTCGGCCCCGTATACGGGAAGCTGGCTTCCGGATTCGCGTAATCCCTGAATGATGCCGGACGACAGTCCGCCGCCGCCTATCGGAGCGACGACCGCATCGAACGAGTATGGCGCGCTGGCAAGCTCGTGTCCCAGCGTTGCGTTGCCTGCAATGACCAGTGGATCGTTGTATGCGCTCGCGATGTACGCTTCCGGATACTGCGCGGCGAGCTCGGCGACGCGAGCTTCACGCGTGATGACGGTCGTATCGATCAGCTCTGCAGTTGCTCCGTATGCGATCACTGCATCGACCTTGACGCGAGCGGAGTTCTGCGGCATCACGACTATGCACCGCTTGCCGGTCAGCTTGCACGCAAGCGCCATCGCCTGGCCGAAGTTGCCGCTGCTGGCCGCAATGATCATCGGATGCGGCACCGACGTCGCTACGTTGTATGCTGCGCGGAGCTTGAAACTGCCCGTGTACTGAAACGTCTCGCTTGCGAGAACCACCGTCGCACCCAGCCGCTCGCTCAGCCGCGGCGCCTCGATGAGAGTAGTCCGGCGCAGATTCGTCGGCTTGTCGGTCACTCGAAACTCATGGCGAAAAGTGAGGAGGTTGGTGGGTCGGCTGGTTCGTTCCAATGATAACCTGACCCAACTCAGCGGCCATATGGCCAGCCGCCCAGCCCCCTCGATCCGCGACTCATTCCAACGAATCGTATACTTTATCCGTTGTTGAAGAAGAATACTTCGGACAGACGACCAGTCCGTCAATCTCCATTTCCGTCCTCTCGCTCAGGTGACTTGGATGCAATCTCGGGATAGCAGTTCCATGATTTACGGTGCCGCTCGCTGGGCCACCGCACTGGTGTCCATTGCTGCGTTCGGTGTCATTCTTCCACACACCGCTGCCGCCCAGGACCGATCCGTCCCCGTCTTCAAGGACGGCATGGCGCAGATCGTCCCCGGATTTGCCGATTCCACCAGCTGGGTCCGCCAGGAGCTCTGGGTCGAGACCGGCTTCGACACCGACGGTGATGGCAAGCCGGACCGTATGCACGTGGACGTAACCCGCCCGCGACAGACCGACACCGAGGGACTCAAGGTCTCCGTGGTCTACGAATCCAGTCCCTACTTCGCCGGCACGTCGGGTCCCAGACAGTACCTCTGGAACGTCAAGCAGGAAGTCGGCGCCACGCCAACCCAGCGCGAGCATCAGCCCGAGATTGCGTTCAAGCCAGTCCGTCCGCGGATCTCCAACGACCTGATCAACGAATGGGTGCCGCGCGGGTTTGCAGTCGTGCATTCCGAGGCACCCGGCACGGGACTGTCGCAGGGATGCCCGACTGTCGGCGATACACCCGAGCGCATGGCTCCCAAGGCCGTGATCGATTGGCTCAACGGTCGCGCCAAGGGCTACACGACCGAGACCGGCAACGAAGAAGTGAAGGCCAGCTGGTCCACCGGCAAGGTCGGCATGATCGGAACGTCCTACAACGGGACACTTCCGCTCGCTGCTGCGACGACTGGCGTCAAGGGACTCGAGGTGGTCATTCCAGTTTCGCCGAACACGTCGTACTACCACTACTATCGCACCAACGGCCTGGTCCGCCATCCGGGTGGATGGCTGGGCGAGGATATCGACTTTGTTTACGATTTCATCCACAGCGGCGATCCGGCAACGCGCGCGTACTGCAATGCTACATATCGCGACGGACTCTTCGCAGCAGCCGGCGGACGCGATCGTGCGACGGGCGACTACAACGACTTCTGGGCCAGGCGCGATCTTCTTCCGTTCGTGAAGAACATCAAGGCTGCCGTACTGCTGGCGCACGGATTCAACGACTGGAACGTCGTCCCCGAGCACAGCGTGCGCATCTACAATGAGATGAAGGCCGATGGCCTTCCCGTTTCCGCTTACTTCCATCAGGGCGGACACGGCGGGAACCCGCCGGATGACATGGTGAACCAGTGGTTCAGCCACTACCTCTACGGCGTCGACAACGGTGTCGAGAAGGCACCGCCGGTATGGATCGTTCATGAGGAAGCCGCACAGGCCGCGCAGGCGAAAGCCGAGGAAGCGCGCATTGCGGCCGGCACCCCCGTGCAGCGCGGCAGACGCGGTGGTCCACGTCCACCGCGAACCGCTCCAACTCCATATGCGTCATTCCCGGTGCCGGGCTCGGTGCAGGTGGTGCTGCATCCGGTCGGCAACGGCAACGCGGTCGGGAGTCTCGGTCTCGCGCCATCGAAGAATCAGAAGAATGAGAAGCTGATCGACGACGTATCGTTCAGCGGAAGCGCGCTGGCGTTGGCGGCTCAGTCGCCGCACAGATTGCTGTTCGCGACTGCGCCACTCACCGACACCGTTCACATATCCGGAACGTCGCGCATCACGCTGCGCATTGCTTTCAGTAAACCCGCTGCGAATCTAACAGTATGGCTCGTACAGCTTCCATTCGATTCGACCACCATCGGCACGTCGATTCAGGAAGGGCTCATCACGCGCGGCTGGGCGGATCCCGAGAACTACAGGTCGCTCACGCACGGTGGCAACTACGACTCGAAGCTCCCCGGCGAGAAGCTCGTTCCCGGCAAGTTCTACAACATGACGTTCGACATCGAGCCGGACGATGAATTCATCCCCGCAGGCAAGCAGATCGGCGTGATGATCATGTCGAGCGATCCCGAGTTCACCCTGTGGCCCAAAGCGGGAACCGAGCTAACCGTCGATCTCAACGGCAGCTCATTCAGTCTACCGATTGTCGGCGGAGCCACAGCGCTCAGGAGCGCGGGAGCGATCAAGTAGATCCACGATGATGTGACTCGGCGGCGCGGGTTCGCGCGCCGCCACGTTCCTGTTTGTGCTCCCGGCATGCTCGGCTCTTGCCGCAACAACTCTATAGCCATATAATCATGGCTATAGCCGTAACGTTGCGGCTATCAGGAGGAATAGCGCATGCCGAAGAAATCAGCATCGAAACCACGACGGTACCCTGCACCCTCCACTGCATTGTCATCGAGCGCGGTAATGGAGGTGAAGGCCGGCGTGTTCAAGGACACGTGTCTCCAGCTTCTCGACGATGTGCGCGACCGGAATTTACAGATCGTCGTGACAAAGTATGGAGAACCCGTGGCGACGCTGGTCGCAGCGGAAGTGGCGATGCCGAGTGCATTTGGCTTCATGAGCGGGACCGTCATCGCTGAGGAGGACATCGTCGCACCAGACTTCGACTCGTGGGGTGACTTGGTGTGAGGTCCGCTCGCGCCAAGCCTTCCAATGTATTGCGCACCACGGATCTTACCGGCTATGATGGTCCGCTTTTGCTCGATACTCACGTCTGGGTGTGGCACCTGAGCGGTGATACCACCAGGCTCAGCACAGGCGTGATTGCATTGCTCGATCGAGTCGGTGCCGCATCGCGTCTCCACGTTTCCGACATCTCGTATTGGGAAGTGGCAGTGAAAGCCGCGAAGCAAAGAATCACGCTATCGATGGACGCAGCCATCTGGCTACAGCGCGCAGAGAGGGCACCTGGAATCCGTCTTCTTCCACTCGATCGCGCAGTCCTCCTGCTGAGCACGCGGTTAGCCGGCACTGCCCACAATGACCCTGCCGACCGCATGCTCATCGCGGCAGCGCAGATCAACAACATCCCTCTGGTAACGGCGGACCGGCTGATTGTCGAATATGCACAGTCAGTTCCGGGTACACCGGTAGTGGATGTTCGGGTATGACCAACGGT
Proteins encoded in this window:
- a CDS encoding glycosyl hydrolase, encoding MRAISDSIAATTATAALLLFAAPHLAAQAHNAQDPAARAPGAVAFDSAHFGGLHWRSIGPYRGGRVTTVVGVPTQPLTYYMGATGGGIWKTSDAGNSWQNISDGKLHTGSVGSLAVAASDPNVIYAGMGEREPRGQSSTWGDGIYRSTDAGKTWVSRGLENTRSIAQIVIDPHNPDLVIAAAEGSRWTPGPDRGIYKTTNGGASWKLVLHTGDSVSAIDVSMDPSNSRILYAAMWDFQRLPWQIRSGGPGSAIYKSTDGGDTWTRLRGHGLPAGIVGRIGVAVSPANPNRVYAIIEAAADTGGLYRSDDAGESWHHLSAERLIRSRAWYYTRITADPQDENVVYIMNAPIVKSIDGGKTFQVLPAKHGDNHDLWINPLNHNDMINGNDGGAAITLDGGRTWSSQDNQPTGQIYRVNTDAQYPYWVYGSQQDNTSVAIASATAHGGITTSDWYPVGGCESSHIAFDPADPRYLYAGCYQGAISEFDRVTQQQRSVMEYPSLGLSTSPETQKYRFNWSAPIATSPLARNIIYHGGNVLFKSSDRGQNWTAISPDLTRNEKAHQGPGGAPITNEGAGGEVYNTIYYIAPSPRDTNTIWVGTDDGLVQLTRDGGRSWTNVTPKGLRPGFVNAIEISPFEAGTAYMTYDGYKWSDWSPQIYRTTDYGRTWTKLVNGIRDGDQVRVVRADPVRRGLLYAGTETGAYVSFDDGQKWESLQANLPVVPVTDLQIRDGDLVASTEGRAFWIMDDISPLQQHAESIAANESRIFNPRPVHLTRWGSTNAPDAGANPPSGAIIYYDIASGTDSTKVKLELVDAAGATVRTFTSKPKPSDVNSVISGKPGMHRMVWNLQSAQLDAPKGLTFFGSISGSSVAPGQYTVRLTADGKTLTAPLEVLQDPRVHLTTAQIAEQSQTMRVITDRVNAIFRDAKRLDDVRDQVKAIVAHAGDLPDSTEVSSTGKRLAARLDSLSIELVQPQHTNGQDIIGFPNGVVDDWLYLAGNIDGSYMPVTGGDKQRLADLQQQWLPVQSRIDALLGADLTAFNTKLGGKAIVIVPKIRVP
- a CDS encoding Xaa-Pro dipeptidyl-peptidase, whose translation is MIYGAARWATALVSIAAFGVILPHTAAAQDRSVPVFKDGMAQIVPGFADSTSWVRQELWVETGFDTDGDGKPDRMHVDVTRPRQTDTEGLKVSVVYESSPYFAGTSGPRQYLWNVKQEVGATPTQREHQPEIAFKPVRPRISNDLINEWVPRGFAVVHSEAPGTGLSQGCPTVGDTPERMAPKAVIDWLNGRAKGYTTETGNEEVKASWSTGKVGMIGTSYNGTLPLAAATTGVKGLEVVIPVSPNTSYYHYYRTNGLVRHPGGWLGEDIDFVYDFIHSGDPATRAYCNATYRDGLFAAAGGRDRATGDYNDFWARRDLLPFVKNIKAAVLLAHGFNDWNVVPEHSVRIYNEMKADGLPVSAYFHQGGHGGNPPDDMVNQWFSHYLYGVDNGVEKAPPVWIVHEEAAQAAQAKAEEARIAAGTPVQRGRRGGPRPPRTAPTPYASFPVPGSVQVVLHPVGNGNAVGSLGLAPSKNQKNEKLIDDVSFSGSALALAAQSPHRLLFATAPLTDTVHISGTSRITLRIAFSKPAANLTVWLVQLPFDSTTIGTSIQEGLITRGWADPENYRSLTHGGNYDSKLPGEKLVPGKFYNMTFDIEPDDEFIPAGKQIGVMIMSSDPEFTLWPKAGTELTVDLNGSSFSLPIVGGATALRSAGAIK
- a CDS encoding pyridoxal-phosphate dependent enzyme, which gives rise to MTDKPTNLRRTTLIEAPRLSERLGATVVLASETFQYTGSFKLRAAYNVATSVPHPMIIAASSGNFGQAMALACKLTGKRCIVVMPQNSARVKVDAVIAYGATAELIDTTVITREARVAELAAQYPEAYIASAYNDPLVIAGNATLGHELASAPYSFDAVVAPIGGGGLSSGIIQGLRESGSQLPVYGAEPLVANDAAQSLRAGHIVVNEHEPQSLADGARTRSLGAHNWAILQHGLAGIIEVPESQIAEGVRLLFSLANLKSEPTGALTTGAMLTDPSRFAGKSVCLVVSGGNVDPAIYGRILAGEI
- a CDS encoding peptidase S10, giving the protein MQMRQLLLSATASLLVAGTVSAQRPGGRPGAPPGAPAAPGAQRGARPDTAADTLGVPAIEKISTTHHTTSINGKSISYTVHTGTMVLRDENEKPKASVFFIAYTKDQEDPATRPLTFFFNGGPGSASLWLDMGIMAPMHPDMGPNGSQPAPPYNLVENPNSPLDVTDLVQVDAMNTGYSRPAKGVKETDFTGTQNDIAMFGEFIRDYLDKYKRWQSPKYLFGESYGTFRSAGLASHLQSAEGIELNGIMLLGTVLDLQYIAPSATNDIGYSTFLPTYTATAWYHKKLPSDLQSQTLEQVVQQSRDYAFGDYMTALAKGNKLTQAERTAVAQKVARLTGLSQQFVLNTNLRIDAGTFRTELLRDQREMLGRYDSRMIGINGNASSTRQDYDPSDVAPSGAFMSAFMRYLHEDLGYSSNLQYYMGGHSGRWDWGPGGYAGYPSTVEDLRTAMAKDPYLHVMVGAGYYDTATPFANAEYTFDHLGFDKTYSDRVEFKYYESGHMAYLNQASAKQLKSDIANFIASTKKGGKVSQ
- a CDS encoding type II toxin-antitoxin system VapC family toxin, translating into MRSARAKPSNVLRTTDLTGYDGPLLLDTHVWVWHLSGDTTRLSTGVIALLDRVGAASRLHVSDISYWEVAVKAAKQRITLSMDAAIWLQRAERAPGIRLLPLDRAVLLLSTRLAGTAHNDPADRMLIAAAQINNIPLVTADRLIVEYAQSVPGTPVVDVRV
- a CDS encoding type II toxin-antitoxin system prevent-host-death family antitoxin encodes the protein MPKKSASKPRRYPAPSTALSSSAVMEVKAGVFKDTCLQLLDDVRDRNLQIVVTKYGEPVATLVAAEVAMPSAFGFMSGTVIAEEDIVAPDFDSWGDLV
- a CDS encoding gamma-glutamyltransferase, which codes for MRVFARSIPTSATVASLATAALLALVPLAAHAQRAARPRTAQPRQAEDPRYSQTEKPPLHATHWLAITGKPLSATAGALIFAQGGNAVDAAAAMLAAGCTMWDTLSCGGETQALIYNPHTKKVIGIDALGVAPTGATAEYYHSKGYRFPPEYGPLAAVTPGTVGGLLTMLAEYGKLSLKQVLAPAIQMADGYAMEAQLSNTIEQYRDTIMQWKYSTAVLLPHAGTAHPAPEPGEIFRQKDLAATWRKLVDTEQQALKQGKTRKQAIYAAYDRFYKGDIAQEMVRGVREEGGLFTMQDLANWKVHIEEPLHTNYKGIEVYKLPIWQQGPALLQSLNILENTDVKSMGYNSPRYINTLYQTMSLAFADRDFYYGDPYFPPEEPVKGLMSKAYAKARFAEIDPAKNNPNVKPGDPYPYQGATNPFKALLAQWNPADFAPAKMQPRSGQQDKTPTKADTTTESIANASGGAMEFLPDNATRADSAFAKDFYAGTTSIEASDAEGWVVSVTPSGGWVPAVIAGRTGIGLSERAQSFVTDARDGPFNVIEPGKRPRVTLTPTLALKNGAPYLAFAVQGGDSQDQNLLQFFLNVVEFGMTVQQATEAPNFNSYQMRSSFGMHELEPGRMLVATSLPDSTRDALKRMGYKLEFAQRTSGPINAIFFDAQHHSMWGGSSNHGEDYGIAW